From the Saimiri boliviensis isolate mSaiBol1 chromosome X, mSaiBol1.pri, whole genome shotgun sequence genome, one window contains:
- the H2AB1 gene encoding histone H2A-Bbd type 1, with the protein MSERRSRRGSSGAGGRRHTRSRTARAEVLFSVSQVERSLREGHYAQRLSPCAPVHLAVVIESLTAQILELAGKEAHNSGDTTITPQLLHMPVHNNALLSTLFDTTTISQVVPGRD; encoded by the coding sequence ATGTCGGAGAGGAGGAGCCGTCGAGGGTCCTCTGGTGCTGGCGGCCGGAGGCACACCCGCTCTCGCACCGCCCGAGCGgaggttttgttttctgtgagcCAAGTGGAGCGTAGTCTACGGGAAGGCCACTACGCCCAGCGCCTGAGTCCCTGTGCGCCAGTCCACCTCGCTGTCGTGATTGAGTCCCTCACGGCCCAGATCCTGGAGCTGGCGGGCAAGGAGGCCCACAACAGCGGAGACACGACCATCACTCCGCAGCTGCTGCACATGCCGGTTCACAACAACGCGCTGCTGAGCACCCTCTTTGACACAACCACCATCTCTCAAGTGGTTCCCGGCCGGGACTAG
- the F8A1 gene encoding 40-kDa huntingtin-associated protein yields MAAAAAGLGGGGGAGAGPEAGDFLARYRLVSNKLKKRFLRKPNVAEAGEQFGQLGRELRAQECLPYAAWCQLAVARCQQALFHGPGEALALTEAARLFLRQERDARQRLVCPAAYGEPLQAAASALGAAVRLHLELGQPAAAAALCLELAAALRDLGQPAAAAGHFQRAAQLQLPQLPLAAMQALGEAASCQLLARDYTGALALFTRMQRLAREHGSHPVQPLPPPPPAGPQPGPGPGATAALPAAPLAPNAGSAAPSPAALGAFSDLLVRCEVSRVLLLLLLQPPPAKLLPEHAQTLEKYSWEAFDSHGQESSGQLPEELFLLLQSLVMATHEKDTEAIKSLQVEMWPLLTAEQNHLLHLVLQETISPSGQGI; encoded by the coding sequence atggcggcggcggcggccggccTCGGTGGGGGCGGCGGCGCCGGCGCGGGACCCGAGGCCGGGGACTTCCTGGCCCGCTACCGGCTGGTATCGAACAAGCTGAAGAAGCGGTTTCTGCGGAAGCCGAACGTCGCGGAGGCCGGCGAGCAGTTCGGACAGCTGGGCCGTGAGTTGCGCGCCCAGGAGTGTCTGCCGTACGCGGCCTGGTGCCAGCTGGCGGTGGCGCGCTGCCAGCAGGCGCTCTTCCACGGGCCCGGGGAGGCGCTGGCCCTCACCGAGGCCGCCCGCCTCTTCCTGCGGCAGGAGCGCGACGCGCGCCAGCGCCTGGTCTGCCCCGCCGCCTACGGGGAGCCGCTGCAGGCCGCCGCCAGCGCCCTGGGCGCCGCGGTGCGCCTGCACCTGGAGCTGGGCCAGCCGGCCGCAGCCGCCGCCCTCTGCCTCGAGCTGGCCGCCGCCCTGCGCGACCTGGGCCAGCCGGCCGCCGCCGCCGGTCACTTCCAGCGCGCCGCCCAGCTCCAGCTGCCCCAGCTGCCCCTGGCCGCGATGCAGGCGCTCGGCGAGGCGGCCTCCTGCCAGCTGCTGGCGCGCGATTATACCGGCGCCCTGGCGCTCTTCACGCGCATGCAGCGCCTGGCGCGGGAGCACGGCAGCCACCCGGTGCAGCCGCTGCCGCCGCCCCCGCCGGCGGGACCGCAGCCCGGGCCCGGGCCCGGGGCGACGGCCGCCCTACCGGCCGCGCCGCTTGCTCCAAACGCCGGCTCCGCGGCGCCCTCTCCCGCCGCCCTGGGCGCCTTCTCGGACCTGCTGGTCCGCTGCGAGGTGTCCCGcgttctgctgctgctgctcctgcaaCCGCCGCCCGCCAAGCTGCTGCCGGAGCACGCCCAGACCCTGGAGAAGTACTCCTGGGAGGCTTTTGACAGCCACGGGCAGGAGAGCAGCGGCCAGCTTCCCGAGGAGCTCTTTCTGCTGCTCCAGTCTTTGGTCATGGCTACCCACGAAAAGGACACGGAAGCCATCAAGTCGCTGCAGGTGGAGATGTGGCCTCTGTTGACTGCTGAGCAGAACCACCTCCTTCATCTCGTTCTGCAAGAAACCATCTCCCCCTCAGGACAGGGGATCTGA